From the Hevea brasiliensis isolate MT/VB/25A 57/8 chromosome 15, ASM3005281v1, whole genome shotgun sequence genome, one window contains:
- the LOC110660551 gene encoding homeobox-leucine zipper protein HOX3: protein MAVSPTSSSSLELTISMPGFSSSPSLPSSGEGGYAVRDLDINQVPSAAEEEWITVGMDDEEESTNGATPRKKLRLSKEQSRLLEESFRQHHTLNPRQKEALAMQLRLRPRQVEVWFQNRRARSKLKQTEMECEYLKRWFGSLTEQNRRLQREVEELRAMKVGPPTVISPHSCEPLPASTLTMCPRCERVTTTTSLDKGPTKTTATASTVATATAATLSSKVGTQTLQSRQSSAAC, encoded by the exons ATGGCTGTTTCACCCACAAGCTCTTCTAGCTTGGAGTTGACCATATCCATGCCTGGCTTCTCTTCATCCCCGTCTCTTCCTTCATCTG GTGAAGGGGGTTATGCAGTGAGAGATTTGGACATAAACCAAGTACCTTCAGCAGCAGAAGAAGAATGGATCACTGTTGGTATGGATGATGAAGAGGAAAGCACTAATGGAGCCACTCCTCGCAAAAAGCTCCGTCTTTCCAAGGAACAGTCTCGTCTTCTTGAAGAAAGTTTCAGGCAACACCACACCTTAAACCCA AGGCAGAAAGAGGCATTGGCTATGCAGTTGAGGCTTAGGCCAAGACAAGTTGAGGTGTGGTTTCAAAATCGTAGGGCCAG GAGCAAGCTTAAGCAGACAGAGATGGAATGCGAGTATTTGAAGAGGTGGTTTGGTTCCCTAACAGAGCAGAACAGAAGGCTACAAAGGGAAGTAGAGGAGCTTAGGGCAATGAAGGTGGGCCCCCCAACTGTGATATCCCCTCACAGTTGTGAGCCTCTCCCAGCATCCACCCTCACTATGTGCCCACGTTGTGAACGtgtcaccaccaccacctccctgGACAAGGGTCCCACCAAAACCACCGCCACTGCTTCCACCGTTGCTACAGCCACAGCCGCCACCTTGTCTTCTAAAGTTGGAACACAAACCCTGCAATCTCGTCAATCTTCCGCAGCTTGTTAG
- the LOC110660550 gene encoding auxin efflux carrier component 4 isoform X1: protein MISWKDLYTVLTAVIPLYVAMILAYGSVRWWKIFSPDQCSGINRFVAIFAVPLLSFHFISTNDPYAMNFRFIAADTLQKIIMLVALGIWTNFTKNGSLEWMITIFSLSTLPNTLVMGIPLLIAMYGEYSGSLMVQVVVLQCIIWYTLLLFLFEYRGAKMLIMEQFPETAASIVSFKVDSDVVSLDGRDFLETDAEIGDDGKLHVTVRKSNASRRSLGPGSFSALTPRPSNLTGAEIYSLSSSRNPTPRGSNFNTSDLYNMMGVQGFPGGRLSNFGPADLYSVQSSRGPTPRPSNFEENCAPVATISSPRFGFYPAQTVPSSYPAPNTEFSSTVSTKNTKNHQQQHQPQQQQQNSKANHDAKELHMFVWSSSASPVSDVFGGNDFGASQQSGRSDQGAKEIRMLVADHPQDGETKAIAHAGEFPGEDFSFAGKGEGEEKGREKEGPTGLNKLGSSSTAELHPKAAGAPESGANKHMPPASVMTRLILIMVWRKLIRNPNTYSSLIGLVWSLISFRWHVAMPKIIEKSISILSDAGLGMAMFSLGLFMALQPKIIACGNSVASFAMAVRFLTGPAVMAAASIAVGLRGTLLHVAIVQAALPQGIVPFVFAKEYNVHPAILSTAVIFGMLIALPITLVYYILLGL from the exons ATGATTAGCTGGAAGGATCTGTACACCGTTTTAACGGCGGTGATTCCTCTCTATGTTGCCATGATATTGGCCTACGGCTCTGTGCGGTGGTGGAAGATTTTCAGCCCGGACCAGTGCTCCGGCATCAACCGGTTCGTGGCGATATTTGCTGTGCCGTTACTGTCTTTCCATTTCATCTCCACCAACGATCCTTACGCCATGAATTTCAGGTTCATTGCCGCCGATACGCTTCAAAAGATTATAATGCTTGTCGCTCTTGGTATTTGGACTAATTTCACAAAAAATGGAAGTTTAGAATGGATGATTACAATTTTCTCTTTGTCTACTCTTCCAAACACTCTGGTCATGGGCATTCCTCTGTTAATCGCCATGTACGGCGAGTACTCCGGTAGCCTCATGGTTCAGGTGGTGGTTTTGCAGTGTATCATTTGGTatactcttcttttgtttctttttgAGTACAGAGGAGCCAAGATGTTGATCATGGAGCAGTTCCCTGAAACTGCAGCTTCCATTGTTTCGTTCAAGGTGGATTCTGATGTTGTTTCCTTAGACGGCAGAGATTTCTTGGAAACGGATGCTGAGATTGGTGATGATGGGAAGCTACATGTGACGGTGAGGAAATCGAATGCTTCTCGGCGATCTTTGGGCCCTGGTTCTTTCTCTGCATTGACTCCTCGTCCGTCGAATCTTACTGGAGCTGAGATATACAGCTTGAGTTCATCGAGAAATCCAACCCCTAGAGGATCTAATTTTAACACTTCCGACTTGTATAATATGATGGGAGTTCAGGGATTCCCTGGCGGAAGGCTATCAAATTTTGGCCCAGCAGACTTGTATTCTGTACAATCTTCAAGAGGTCCAACGCCTCGGCCctcaaattttgaagaaaattgTGCTCCAGTGGCTACAATTTCTTCTCCGAGATTCGGGTTTTATCCGGCGCAGACAGTACCATCATCTTACCCAGCACCAAATACAGAATTTTCTTCAACAGTCTCCACAAAGAACACCAAGAATCATCAGCAGCAGCACCAGCCTCAACAGCAGCAACAAAATTCGAAAGCAAACCATGATGCTAAGGAGCTGCACATGTTTGTGTGGAGTTCCAGTGCGTCCCCGGTCTCCGATGTATTTGGCGGGAATGATTTCGGAGCATCCCAGCAATCTGGCCGGTCAGACCAGGGAGCCAAGGAGATCAGAATGTTAGTTGCTGACCACCCACAAGATGGGGAAACCAAAG CCATTGCACATGCTGGAGAATTTCCTGGCGAAGACTTTAGTTTTGCTGGTAAAGGAGAAGGAGAAGAGAAAGGGAGAGAAAAAGAGGGACCCACTGGACTTAACAAGCTAGGGTCAAGCTCAACGGCGGAGCTCCACCCAAAGGCCGCCGGAGCACCAGAGTCTGGAGCCAACAAACATATGCCTCCGGCGAGCGTGATGACCCGTCTGATATTGATCATGGTTTGGCGCAAATTGATTCGGAACCCAAACACATACTCCAGTCTCATTGGCCTGGTCTGGTCTCTAATTTCTTTCCG GTGGCATGTGGCTATGCCTAAAATAATAGAGAAGTCGATCTCCATACTGTCTGATGCTGGCCTTGGAATGGCTATGTTCAGCCTCG GTCTGTTTATGGCTTTACAACCGAAGATAATTGCGTGTGGGAACTCCGTGGCTTCATTTGCCATGGCTGTTCGTTTCCTGACTGGTCCTGCAGTGATGGCTGCAGCTTCAATTGCTGTTGGGCTGCGTGGTACTCTCCTCCATGTCGCTATTGTTCAG GCTGCACTACCACAAGGAATTGTTCCATTTGTGTTTGCCAAGGAATACAATGTCCATCCTGCCATTCTTAGCACTGc gGTTATCTTCGGAATGTTGATAGCATTACCGATTACCCTTGTCTACTACATTCTCCTTGGATTGTGA
- the LOC110660550 gene encoding auxin efflux carrier component 3 isoform X2: MISWKDLYTVLTAVIPLYVAMILAYGSVRWWKIFSPDQCSGINRFVAIFAVPLLSFHFISTNDPYAMNFRGAKMLIMEQFPETAASIVSFKVDSDVVSLDGRDFLETDAEIGDDGKLHVTVRKSNASRRSLGPGSFSALTPRPSNLTGAEIYSLSSSRNPTPRGSNFNTSDLYNMMGVQGFPGGRLSNFGPADLYSVQSSRGPTPRPSNFEENCAPVATISSPRFGFYPAQTVPSSYPAPNTEFSSTVSTKNTKNHQQQHQPQQQQQNSKANHDAKELHMFVWSSSASPVSDVFGGNDFGASQQSGRSDQGAKEIRMLVADHPQDGETKAIAHAGEFPGEDFSFAGKGEGEEKGREKEGPTGLNKLGSSSTAELHPKAAGAPESGANKHMPPASVMTRLILIMVWRKLIRNPNTYSSLIGLVWSLISFRWHVAMPKIIEKSISILSDAGLGMAMFSLGLFMALQPKIIACGNSVASFAMAVRFLTGPAVMAAASIAVGLRGTLLHVAIVQAALPQGIVPFVFAKEYNVHPAILSTAVIFGMLIALPITLVYYILLGL; encoded by the exons ATGATTAGCTGGAAGGATCTGTACACCGTTTTAACGGCGGTGATTCCTCTCTATGTTGCCATGATATTGGCCTACGGCTCTGTGCGGTGGTGGAAGATTTTCAGCCCGGACCAGTGCTCCGGCATCAACCGGTTCGTGGCGATATTTGCTGTGCCGTTACTGTCTTTCCATTTCATCTCCACCAACGATCCTTACGCCATGAATTTCAG AGGAGCCAAGATGTTGATCATGGAGCAGTTCCCTGAAACTGCAGCTTCCATTGTTTCGTTCAAGGTGGATTCTGATGTTGTTTCCTTAGACGGCAGAGATTTCTTGGAAACGGATGCTGAGATTGGTGATGATGGGAAGCTACATGTGACGGTGAGGAAATCGAATGCTTCTCGGCGATCTTTGGGCCCTGGTTCTTTCTCTGCATTGACTCCTCGTCCGTCGAATCTTACTGGAGCTGAGATATACAGCTTGAGTTCATCGAGAAATCCAACCCCTAGAGGATCTAATTTTAACACTTCCGACTTGTATAATATGATGGGAGTTCAGGGATTCCCTGGCGGAAGGCTATCAAATTTTGGCCCAGCAGACTTGTATTCTGTACAATCTTCAAGAGGTCCAACGCCTCGGCCctcaaattttgaagaaaattgTGCTCCAGTGGCTACAATTTCTTCTCCGAGATTCGGGTTTTATCCGGCGCAGACAGTACCATCATCTTACCCAGCACCAAATACAGAATTTTCTTCAACAGTCTCCACAAAGAACACCAAGAATCATCAGCAGCAGCACCAGCCTCAACAGCAGCAACAAAATTCGAAAGCAAACCATGATGCTAAGGAGCTGCACATGTTTGTGTGGAGTTCCAGTGCGTCCCCGGTCTCCGATGTATTTGGCGGGAATGATTTCGGAGCATCCCAGCAATCTGGCCGGTCAGACCAGGGAGCCAAGGAGATCAGAATGTTAGTTGCTGACCACCCACAAGATGGGGAAACCAAAG CCATTGCACATGCTGGAGAATTTCCTGGCGAAGACTTTAGTTTTGCTGGTAAAGGAGAAGGAGAAGAGAAAGGGAGAGAAAAAGAGGGACCCACTGGACTTAACAAGCTAGGGTCAAGCTCAACGGCGGAGCTCCACCCAAAGGCCGCCGGAGCACCAGAGTCTGGAGCCAACAAACATATGCCTCCGGCGAGCGTGATGACCCGTCTGATATTGATCATGGTTTGGCGCAAATTGATTCGGAACCCAAACACATACTCCAGTCTCATTGGCCTGGTCTGGTCTCTAATTTCTTTCCG GTGGCATGTGGCTATGCCTAAAATAATAGAGAAGTCGATCTCCATACTGTCTGATGCTGGCCTTGGAATGGCTATGTTCAGCCTCG GTCTGTTTATGGCTTTACAACCGAAGATAATTGCGTGTGGGAACTCCGTGGCTTCATTTGCCATGGCTGTTCGTTTCCTGACTGGTCCTGCAGTGATGGCTGCAGCTTCAATTGCTGTTGGGCTGCGTGGTACTCTCCTCCATGTCGCTATTGTTCAG GCTGCACTACCACAAGGAATTGTTCCATTTGTGTTTGCCAAGGAATACAATGTCCATCCTGCCATTCTTAGCACTGc gGTTATCTTCGGAATGTTGATAGCATTACCGATTACCCTTGTCTACTACATTCTCCTTGGATTGTGA